Part of the Canis aureus isolate CA01 chromosome 3, VMU_Caureus_v.1.0, whole genome shotgun sequence genome, GAAACGGGCTGAGAGCTCGCACAGCCTGGAGCGCTTGGCTGGAAGGTGAGGCAGGTAGGGCCCAAGGCCCTCAGTGCTCCCAGGTCAGAGACCATCGCGTGCCTCCCCTTGTGTCCTTGCAACCCAAAGCATGATGGAACCATTGCATAGACTCCAACAGTGTTGATGCGGGAGGGCGTGGATGTAAGAGATCCATTTGTCTACCATTTGTCTACTTATCGAGAAAGCCGTTATTGCTGGGTGATGCAACCGTAGGCGAGTTACTGAACTTGGCGTCTCCTGCTCCTTATCTGTGAAGTGAAGTTTATTGTTCCTATCTTAAGTGGTGATTGTGTGGATTAAATGGAAATTTGACACTGTGCGGGGCACTAGGTAAGGGCTCAATCAGTAGTAGCAGTTGGGAATAGTAGGTATCCACCTCCCCATTTGTACATAAAAAGCAACTGACACCCAGGGAGGAAAGTTACTTGTTCCGGGTCATCTAGCCATCTGGTACATAGAAATGAGAATCCAGATACCTTCATTCCCAGCGGGGCGCTTGCCACCATCGCCTGCTCTTGCATATCCTTCAAGCATGGTGACAATATCTTACCTGTTGTCTGTGATTATCTGTGTTCCTGGGTGTCTgtctctgcagggcctgggggaaAGGTTATATTGAGATTCCCCTGTGAATAGGGCTGCCTGAACCAAGAGTGACTGCTGACCTTGTTGACTTTAGTTTTAGCTCCAAATATACTGCTTTAGACTCCCTGATTACTGTTATGAATGGGGTCTCagacaatgaaagaaagaatacaatGAAAAAGAAGAATTCAACCCAGAATGTCTTGCTAGAGTTTCTGGGAGAATGCTGGTAATCCCCAGGAAGAGACATGGAGGATTTGGGTGAAGTTGTTTTACCCAAATGCTGCAAAGTCTGTGGTGATGGAGGATCAGGGCCACAAACTCCAGAACAGAGGTAAGAAACACACATGAAAGAGGTTTCTGCTGTTAGCTGGGCACCTACAGTGTGCACACAgtctcattttagtttttctttacaGCAGCCTTGTATGTGTGGGCCGCTCTGAGACCTTGGGCAAACcatcaatttcctcatttgtaacaAGTGATTTATGGAAAGCATCTGATACATTgtgagtactcaataaatagtagtaATTTTACTAATATCATTCCCTTTTTACTTGAAGCTCCAAAAAGTAAAACATCTTATCACCCTTCCATACTCTATTTTACCAGATTCCTCTCCAAAGGATGGAAGAGGGGGACAAGTCAGACTCCTtggatagagaaaaggaaatgggcATGGAGAAGcagatgatttgtttttttttgtttgtttgttttttattttataaatttttatttatttatgatagtcacacagggggggaggcagagacacagacagagggagaagcaggctccaagccgggagcccgacgtgggattcaatcccgggtctccaggattgcgccctgggccaaaggcaggcgccaaaccgctgcgccacccagggatcccgaagcaGATGATTTGATTTGGCATTCTAGCACATGGGAGAGGTCAAGCGCAGATCTGGGTGCACCTGCACTGTCCACTGCCCAATTCTGGTAGGATTGAGAACTGCCCCCGACATCCTTCTAGTCTCTCTTAAGAAGTATTCTCTCTTGAGATACAGAAGGATAGGCCAGATTAGAAGGGGCTTCCATGGTCTAGCTGTAGTCTCTTTGGTTTTCCCAGACATCCTGCTCTTGGCCCCTTTGATTTTCCAAGGTCCTGAAACTTATGAGTTCCTGTCTCTACCCCACCCTTCATGGGGTCAGAATTCAGTGCAGGGAGGGGACAGGCATCTTGTGGGGAAGTAGGGGCTTGGAGTATGGTCGACCATATACATTGATAAtaccttttgttttcataaaacaaAGGATAGAAAATCCTATAAAATTTTGGTTAGTGGTGCTATGCAGAAAATAGAGTGAGAATTAACTGATACATTACCTTTACTGAATGCTTACTCTATCAGGTACTGATTTGGGCCCTTTATATACACTACTGAACAATGCTTCAAGGTGGGTAccattgttattcccatttctcCAATGAGGAAGCTGAAGCACAGAAGAAACTTCTCTTAAAGCCATGTAGAGCTAGGATTTAAGACCAGGCAGGCAGCCCCGGGGCAGGTGTTCTAATGAGAAAGCATTGTAGGAGGCACAGATTtggtttttaaatcatgaaactCTGTACTGTTACAGTAAGGGCTTGAAATTCCTACTTCTTCCCAAGACAAATCCACaaggggctttaaaaaaaaagatttatttatttattagagaatgagagacagcacagggagggtaaaggagagagagagaatctccagcagactccttgctgagcagggagcttccCTAGGGGTGTGgggaggctcaatctcatgattcccaagatcatgatctgaacctaAATCAAAGagttaactgattgaaccacccaggcaccccctaaaatGGGGTTTAAGTCTGGCTTTTTGGTGGTTGGGGAGAGTGAgagttaaagaaataatgaactaTAGAATATTAGGAAAACaattatatatagaataaaataaacgGCATATAATCCTACCACCTAGAGATACACTCAAAGAAGTGCTCAAAGTTaatattatcagttttttttttttttcccaggaggcaaaaaatcaaaatgggaaaggaaattgAGAGAGAGGATTGGTCGATGGGCATGGAGTCAGACAAAGGAGTTAGGGGGATCATGAATTCATTTTCAGCGCTTTGGGCGTACTGCCACTAGGGTGCTTAGGATACAGGGGAGCATGAGATGACAGGCTACAATTTAATGGATCACATGTGCAGTGGAGCGAACCTAGAATGGATGCAGACTTAGTGGGGGCCTGGAGTACTCAGGATCTGGTGGCTGATGCTTCCTGTGCCCTAAACTGCTAGGATGGGTACTATTGTCCTTTACCTCTGTGGCAACTTTTTCTCGTTCTATGAAGTTGGAAAGTTTCTCCATTAGTGAAAAAAGGAGTTGAGGCAGGAAGTCTGGAAGCTTCTAGCCAACCCTAACGGTATCTGAGGTTATGTTGGAAGCCTCATTGCATAGGTGTCGGACCATATGACAGCCAAGGGCAGAGGCTCTTTTTGTCCTAAGTGGCTATTTCTAACATAATAGGTCTGAGACACATATCAATAAACTGGATTGCTTTATTACTCTTGCCTTCTAGTTCTGCCATCTAGGGAGTCTGCCCTTTTCCAAAAGGATAGATATCTTGAGGAGGAGAACATGGCTGCTCTTTTCCAGACAGCGAAGTCCCAGGTGAGTTGGGGATTTACCTCTTGCCcctaaaatctcattttaatttctgaagtGAATAAATTTATGTCTCATTGCATGAAGCTTATCAGTCCTATTAGAAAACAGCTGTTTCAAAAGATAGGATCAAGAGGTTGGGATGAACCACCACCAACCTGGCGACTAGTGTTCCTTATTGTGTGGAAGTAGTAGTGAAGATGGTGGAGGCTCGGCAGTCTGTCCATCAGTTGACAatagaggacagagggagggggaggactGTGAGCATGGTTGGCAGAGAGTCAGGCTTCCCTTTGTCCACTTGAGGCATTAGGCTTACATCAGCAAAGGCACATGAAATATCTTTTGTATCCATCTGCTTAGAATGTTCTCCATGGGGAAAAAAGACCCATACACAAATCTGGGTGGCACAAATCAGCACATTTACTGATGGCCTACTTAATAAAGTGCTTTAGGGAAAATGTTGTATGATTTCagaagagagtgagcaagagtgtCTGGCTGAGAGAGATTTGAGAAGGCTGTCTTCATTcagccagcatttttttttttcagccagcATTTTTAAGCCCTTTTTAAGGAGCCCCAAGCTAATAGAAGCAGTGAGACTTGAAGTGGGCcctgaaggatgagtagaaatttttttaaaaagattttctttatttacttatttgagagagagagcagggtgaggggcagaggaagagggagagaaaatcctgagcaggagcccaacatggagctcaatctcaggaccctgagatcatgacctgagccaaaatcaagagctggtggcttaactgactgagccaccaaggcacatCAGATAAGTAGATTTTTGAGAAGAAGGATTTgggaactcagtgacttaaaTGGCTTAGAATTGAGGAAAGATACTGCTCCCACTGagacaagaaaaaaggaagtacaAAGTACAATTGAAATCATGGATATATTGTCCTGTAAAAACTTAAGAAGCTTCTGATCTGTCTGCAATGTACCAATAATCACACACAAGATTCTTCCCTAGATAAAAATCTCAAGTTTGGTATATTTCTTAGTTTCTTATTTACCATGTCTCTTTCTTAATGAAGATGACCTTAAGGTTTGCCAAATAATAAACTTGGATTGGAATGCCGTATCCTTAACTTGATCTTTTTTTGTAGAGCTAAGTCACTTTGTTTAGTTGAGAAGTTTTAATGGGCCTTTATTGTTTAAAGCCTTTTTAAGACTTACTTTCTATTGTGTGAGATCTAGAAACTGTGCTTTTCCGACCATGTGAAACCCCAGATTTCTGGACTGTgtattcccttttattttagcttgaaaattgataaattccttCTTGAgctcaactctttttttctttgccaaataGAGCCAGAAGCATCCTGCATAAGCCAGCATTCTGGCTCTTTCTACCTTATTCCCCCAGAGCTGCAGGCTGAGTGAATTTTTGGTCTTCCTTCCCAGTTACTAATCACTTTGCCAGTGTCGATCAAGAGTCTACATCATTCCGGCCTTAACTACCCATGTCTTTGAAGCTTGCTGCCTGAATATCAAGCCAATGCCCCTGTATATTTTAGCTGTTTGTTGGGATATCTTCTATTTCAGGGTGCTAGTTTCTGAATTAATTAGGATTGGCTAACTTGTGACTGGTGTAATGGAGAGACCCAAAATGCATAATGGCCCCAACATAATAGAAGTTCATTTCTTGTCCTCATAACCATGAGTGGGTCAGCAGGTTGATAGCATGGCCATTCAGGGTCTTGAACTATCTGAAGCTCTAATATCTCTACCACATAGCTCCCAAACTCATGTTCGGGGTTATCTCCATGTCCCAGCCACAAGGGGAAAATAGTAGCAGAATGTATGTGAGTCAGGCCTGGAAATGGTGCGCCTTACTTCTGCTTGCGGTCTCTTGGCCACATCTAACTGCAAAGGAGATTGGGAAATGTTTGTCTACCTAGAAAAGTGAGGAGGGGAGTGTGCTTTAGTGAGCAGTTAGTAGCTTCCACCACTCTCCTCAAACATTTAGGTTATCTAGAACTTTCTTGCTATTGTAAATTGTAAATAGATAAGAATCTGTTGATAACTGTATTCATGTCTCTGTTAATTTTATTACATTGATTTCTAGATAAGAAATTGATATGTCAAAAGGGTATacatattttaagactttttaaccTATGAGTCAATATGCCTTTGACACTATGAACATGATTGGTTCCATTTCCTCTACATTTCATGAATCTCCCCTAATTTGCCTTATTCAACTCTTATGTCTAAATCACATGCAGGTATTTCAGGGCTTGTCATTCAAGGATGTGGCTGTGAACTTCACTGAGGAAGAATGGAGAGAACTGGACCCTGCTCAGAGAGACTTGTACAGGGATGTAATGCTGGAGAACTATAGGAACCTGATCTCCTTGGGTAAGGTTGGGTCCTTACCTCAGGTAGGCATTTTGGGATGCCATTGCTTCCTAAAGATTCCCATGTTCCTATTAAGGGATGATCAGAAAGGAGGCTTTGTggggagtgcctaggtggctcagtcagtcaagcatctgactcttgatttctgctcaggtcatgatctcagggtcatggaattgagccctgagtcaggttctgtgcagcagggactctgcttttccctcttcctctgctcctctccctccccctgcccctcatccCTCACCCtgcagcaggaaggaaggaagggggaaggagggtaTGGTTAACATTTTCCTACAGAATCTAGAGCAGATCCTTAGACTGTTTCTTACCCTACTTTTGTAGAATATGTTTAATTGCTTTTGACAATTACCTTGTTTTCTGCTCTTGAAAGCACAAGAGTGGGACTGAAAATGGGGTGGCCCTTTGTCTTTGAAACTGACAATCACATTCTGTTTCTTTCACTTGAGTAGGCTTTCCATTTTCTAAACCTGATATCATCTCCCAGTTGGAACAAGCAGTAAATCCATGGATGCAGAAGGCAGAATTGCTAAGAAGCAGCTGCATATGTAAGTGAGAACCAGGCAGACAACATCTTTTGAAATATGAGTTAGGGGTTCCTTCCCAAATCCCAAATCCTCCTGTAGAAAATGTTGAGGCCCCCTCTAAGTCTCATCTTCATTCGGACATATCAGAGTCTTGTGAGCCTAACTCTACTTCTTCCCAGACTCAAGGAAGGATACTTCCTTCTCAAAGTTAGAAGCCTGACATTTGATCCAGAGATCACTGTTGTACTTCACTCTGGCATTTTATGAGGTCATTCCCTTTTCCTCTCTAGTAGCTGGGGCCTCGCCTTCATTACTTTGTCTTTGTTGTACCTAGTTTTTCCCTACGTAAAAAGTATGAAGAGAATGGAAGAATTTGAATGTAAGTTTAAGGAATGTGATTTTACATCCAATTTTAAGGTTGTAAAATTGATAGAATTTATTGACTGTATGTGGGAGGTAAGGGAGAAACAAAGATAATTTCTGAGTTTCTGGGTTGGCTATGTAGGTAGATGGAAGTTCTCTTCCCTGAGAtggaaaacacaggagaaataGCAAGTTTGCGGGAAGGAGGTGGTGGTGAAAGAGGAGTTCTGGTTATTCTAAATTGTTTGAAGAGTCTATAGCAGATGTaaaccagtgattctcaaacagAGGTGATTTGGCCCCATGGGACATGTCTGAAGACTGGGAGGGTGCTATGGGCATTGAGTGGGTGGAGGCCAAAGATGTTGCTAAACATTCTGCCATGTACAAGACGGCCCCTCACACAAAGACTTGTCTTGCCAAAATGTCAGTAGCACTGCAGTTGAGAAACTCCGGTCTAAGTAGGGTGTCTGGAAGGTAGATGAATATAAGGAGGAGATGTCAAATGGGTCTTCGTGAAGGAAAGAGATCATAACTGGTGGTACAGATTTTAGAATCATCTGAGAATAGATGGTAATGAAGTCATGGGAGTGCATAAGAtatgaaaatagagaaatagagcATGAAAAGAATTGCAAGAGAACCTAGAAGCCCAATGAACATACACATTTAAGTATCCACTAGCTGTATTTAtctgtctatatctatatcacttgtgtaattttaaaaaaccacatgGGGGAAAATGGTGTCAAGAtaacaaaatagtaataatttttaataatagattatGGCAGTAGAGGTATGTTATACAAATTTTATCAatataaatgaaggaaagagaatccaaaaaagatattaagaaagGGTGGCCAGAGTAGAAGGAAACCAGGTCAGATTGTTGTCATAGAACCCAACAGAAAAGAGCACTTGAAGGGTCCCTCCTCATAGTGCTCATAGTGATATATGGTAGAGAGGTCAAGTAAAGACCTGAAGAGTGTCTGTGGAGATTTATAAATTGTTCCTTCTTTTCGGCTAACCTGATAATGGATTAGTCCCCCTGCCACTGTTTCTCTCCTCTGCTTAACTTCTATtgctgtcttttaatttttattttcctatattatATAAGGTTGTCACAGGCACATACTAAGATTACTTTGAAAATAGTCCAGCTTGCAAAACACATGTGCTGTTTGTCTTACTCTTAATAAGGCTGAAAGACTACTTACAAGATCCCCGATGACAAAGTCCCAACTTTACAACCGTTAAAATGTCTATCATGTGTAGTTTACCCATAAGAAAGCTGAACTAGTATTAGTGGTAAGCCTAATCCTCTGATCCTCCTAAAATTCCTGCATTCTCCTGAACTTTGACCCTCTAAAGAGGGTCTTTGATGGTGTgtatatttggggggggggggggacggttATTTTGGGAGGCCCAGAGAcaggagaaaaaaagtgaaagctgAAGGAAATCTCTGGTAAATAGTAACACACAGGGTAGTAGCAAAGGAAAATATGGTTAATGATCTTATTGAATCCGACAGCAACCTCAGGCATCATCAAGGAGAGTTACTAGAGAACTGTGCCAGTGGGAATGGAAGATGTAGGCATTGAAGGATGACCCTAGCTGGAGTGAACTCAAGACAAGGAGCACAGGGgactgctggtggtggtggtatcaAAAGCAAGGAAAGATTCCAGTGGTTCAAAAACGAGGGGCAGCTATTATTCCTACATACAGTAGCGATCATATTTATCTTCCCCAATAGACTGTAAATCTCTCTTATAGTATCTCAAAGGAGGTActatatctgttttatttatcattGAATACTATCACATAACACAGTGCCTAGCccacagtaggtgttcaataaattatttgttgACTACTTGATTTATATTTGTGACTAATAGTATTTGTGCAATTTTATTATCTCATTCCTGCTTTAGCCATTTCCTTCTTCTAGTACAGGGAACATTTTTACTTTTCCCCTCCAGATTTGGAGACCAGAAAGTCAAACCCAAAGGAggtattttctgaaaaagaatcaTACCAAGGGATAAGTATGGAGAGAAGCACAGGGGCTGATGCAAGGACTTCTGGTTTGAAAGAAGCCCAGGGATCTACAGAGATTAAAGAGAATGCTCAGGATAGACTCTGGAAAGAAGCAACAGTTATCTGCCAGAAAAGAACTTCTATAGCCAATAGTACCCCGAAATGTATTGAATCTGGTAGACATGTTAGTCTGAAGTCAGACATTGTTATACAATCAAGACATCATAAGGAAGAGAGACCTTATATGTCTGATGCTCAGGGAAAGAGTTTTAAACAGAATTCAAAATTGATAAGACATCAGAAAGATAGCACTTATGAGAAAGCTCTTCAGTGTAATGAATGTGGTAAACTATTCAGTGATCGCTCAATTTATGCTCAACATTGTAGAGCtcataatggagaaaaaaatttggaatgtAATCAGTATGAGAAGACCTTTGGTTATGGTATACACCACCCTGAACATCAGAAAACTAATATTGGAGAGAAATCTTATGAAGATAGGAAAGGGTATAAGTGGAACTCACAACTTACCACCAAACATCATCAGAGTGTTCATGGTGGGAAGGAATATAATGTGCATGAAAGAGCCTTAATTCAGAATGCACCATTTATTCAACATCAGAGAACCCaacatggagagaaaccttatgaatgcaGTGAATGTAGAAAAACTTTTGGTAATTATTCAGCCCTAATAgtacatcagagaattcatactggagagaaaccatatgaatgcaaggaatgtgggaaagcctttaatCATAATGTCTCTCTTAGTCAACACCAGAGAatccatactggagagaaaccccaTGAATGTAATGAGTGTGGGAAGGCTTTTATTCAGATAACACACTTTATTCAACATCAGcgaattcatactggtgagaaaccttatgaatgtaatgaatgtggtaAAGCCTTCAGTCACAATTCATCCCGTATTGAACATCAGTTtattcacactggagagaagccctacgaatgcagtgaatgtgggaaagccttcagtcACAACTCTTCTCTTATTGTCCATCAATTtattcacactggagagaaaccctatgaatgcaGTGAATGTGGCAAGGTCTTTAGTCAGAGCTCACATCTCTATCAACATCAGAgaactcacactggagagaaaccttatacCTGTAACAactgtgggaaagcctttagtGATCGATCAGCCCTTATTCGACATCAGAGAACTCATACTGGGGAAAAACCTTACAAGTGTAGAGAATGTGGTAAAGCTTTCAGccagagctcaactctcataaaacacacaaaaatccacactggagagaaaccttacacCTGTAAAGATTGCGGGAAAGCATTCAGCCAGAGTTCATCCCTGACGCAACATCAGAAGATTCATACTGGGGAGAAACCGTTTGATTGCCAccagtgtgggaaagccttcagtaGAAGCGCCCATCTTACTCAGCATCAGAggattcacactggagagaaaccctgtGAGTGTAATGAGTGTGGCAGAGCTTTCCGGTGTAGTTCAGCCCTCATTAGGCATCAGAGACTCCACGGGGGAGAATCACTCTGAATGTGTGGTCATTTAGACTCTTTACTTTGTTAAATACCAAAGAATCCTATTTTCATGGGTTATTATaattgtgatctttttttttttttttggagggctgAGAATGCTCTCCTCCTGTTTTCTGCAAAGAATTAGCTGCCAGATTACCATAAATACATGTGAAGAAATACTGATCTGAAAGCTGGAACAGCCCAAGAGACCAACCAtcaatctttctctctgtgtgtgtatatatatatttttctgctgTAC contains:
- the LOC144310869 gene encoding uncharacterized protein LOC144310869 isoform X1, with the protein product MAALFQTAKSQVFQGLSFKDVAVNFTEEEWRELDPAQRDLYRDVMLENYRNLISLGFPFSKPDIISQLEQAVNPWMQKAELLRSSCIYLETRKSNPKEVFSEKESYQGISMERSTGADARTSGLKEAQGSTEIKENAQDRLWKEATVICQKRTSIANSTPKCIESGRHVSLKSDIVIQSRHHKEERPYMSDAQGKSFKQNSKLIRHQKDSTYEKALQCNECGKLFSDRSIYAQHCRAHNGEKNLECNQYEKTFGYGIHHPEHQKTNIGEKSYEDRKGYKWNSQLTTKHHQSVHGGKEYNVHERALIQNAPFIQHQRTQHGEKPYECSECRKTFGNYSALIVHQRIHTGEKPYECKECGKAFNHNVSLSQHQRIHTGEKPHECNECGKAFIQITHFIQHQRIHTGEKPYECNECGKAFSHNSSRIEHQFIHTGEKPYECSECGKAFSHNSSLIVHQFIHTGEKPYECSECGKVFSQSSHLYQHQRTHTGEKPYTCNNCGKAFSDRSALIRHQRTHTGEKPYKCRECGKAFSQSSTLIKHTKIHTGEKPYTCKDCGKAFSQSSSLTQHQKIHTGEKPFDCHQCGKAFSRSAHLTQHQRIHTGEKPCECNECGRAFRCSSALIRHQRLHGGESL
- the LOC144310869 gene encoding uncharacterized protein LOC144310869 isoform X2, which translates into the protein MLENYRNLISLGFPFSKPDIISQLEQAVNPWMQKAELLRSSCIYLETRKSNPKEVFSEKESYQGISMERSTGADARTSGLKEAQGSTEIKENAQDRLWKEATVICQKRTSIANSTPKCIESGRHVSLKSDIVIQSRHHKEERPYMSDAQGKSFKQNSKLIRHQKDSTYEKALQCNECGKLFSDRSIYAQHCRAHNGEKNLECNQYEKTFGYGIHHPEHQKTNIGEKSYEDRKGYKWNSQLTTKHHQSVHGGKEYNVHERALIQNAPFIQHQRTQHGEKPYECSECRKTFGNYSALIVHQRIHTGEKPYECKECGKAFNHNVSLSQHQRIHTGEKPHECNECGKAFIQITHFIQHQRIHTGEKPYECNECGKAFSHNSSRIEHQFIHTGEKPYECSECGKAFSHNSSLIVHQFIHTGEKPYECSECGKVFSQSSHLYQHQRTHTGEKPYTCNNCGKAFSDRSALIRHQRTHTGEKPYKCRECGKAFSQSSTLIKHTKIHTGEKPYTCKDCGKAFSQSSSLTQHQKIHTGEKPFDCHQCGKAFSRSAHLTQHQRIHTGEKPCECNECGRAFRCSSALIRHQRLHGGESL